The window TACATACtattggtttgttttttttttcaggctcctacatattaaaataaataaatactttGCAGTCAACTTTCATTTAGGTTGTTACTGAAACTGTATCATTGATCCAATCAGAGACAAGCCAGGCAGCCAAAACCACTGACCAAGAATGGAGATGGTGGAATAACTAGTTCTCCCATCAATCAGAATCAGCAAGTAATAGGTGGCCAGCAAGTTTCGCAGTCCCTTGCATCTCGTAGTTCTGATGTAAGTAGGATGAATTCAAGTGATGTGCCGGCAAGACAAACAGTGCCTGCTGTTGGGCAGGTCAGAGATGGTAGACCATTGGGAGGGCAAGGTCTTGTTGGCCAAGTTGATATGGGAAGCATGATGTCTCAGGTTCTGCAGAGTCCAGCCCTGAATGGTCTGTTGGCAGGTGTTTCAGACCAAACAGGAGCGGGTTCTCCCGATATATTGAGGAATATGTTACAGAACTTTACACAGAATCCACAGATGAGGAATGCTGTCAATCAGATTGCTGAACAGGTTGACAGCCAAGATTTGGGAACCTTGTTTGGAGGAGGCCAAGGTGGTGGGATTGATATGTCCAGGATGTTCCAACAAATGATGCCCATTGTAACTCGCGCCCTTGGGGCTGGATCAAATCCCGTCCGGCCATCCTCTGCTTTGGTTCCTGAATCTCGTCCACCCCACAATGAGCGAGGTCTCAGTGGAGATGATAATATCCCTAATTCTGAGGTGTGTATATGGACTTCAAAACTTGTCTATTCGTCAAAGTCTTGGATCAACATTTCACTTTTCTGGGACAGTGagggtttttgtatttttggccGTAAAGGGTTATGGTTTGTTTTTTAATTGAGCCATAAATTGCAACTTGTAATAGCTCTGTTTCTTTATGCTCTAGATTAATCTCCAAGAAGTGGTTCAGAGGATTGAAAACCTGAATGCACCGGGAGATGTTTTTCATGCTCTAGTTGAAAATTCAGTTCAGCTGTCTGGCGGAGGAAGTGGTCCTCAAGAACTTGTGGATGAGTTGTGCAGGGACGAGCATCTCTCCAGTGTATGTGTTGTATGCTTGACGTTTGTGGGAGGTGCTAGTCTTGAGATTAATCCGTACTGTATTGAAACGGTTGTGCCTTTTCCACTTGTGCAGGAATATGTTCAAATATTACGCAGGGACATACGGCGACGGCTTGAGGGTGATTCAGGGAAGGACAAGTGCTAATACTGCCTTGCAGGCGGGCGGGTGGGTGTTGCTATGGATAGTATATGGCTTCCAACGGGGAGGATCGTGGGTTTACTTGTGTTTTAGAGTTgtaatttgaaatttgttttaCAGATTGATCAGAATGTCGATGTCCAAATTGGGATTGGGGGTTTGGTTTGATCTGCCTGGGATGTACCATTTGGTTCGTTGTTGGAACCAACCAGtttcataaattataattgatttctattgtaaacacaaaaatcaGTTGTGAATCTGAGTTAATAGATTAGCTGACGGCTTTTTTAGTTAATGTCAGTATTTGGTACGGGCTCCTCTAAACTTttacgaattttaatttttctggtgAATGTGACATTTGGTTGACGTATAAAAGTCGTTTATGTTTGATAGCGATCATATATATGTACCAAGGAATAGTAGCATACCAAAGTGAAGGGCAGCTTCGTAAATATGTACAGACGCCAAAATTGTTCGTGTGTTTTCGAAAGTAAAGAGAGAGAGGCGAGCGGAACAAAACTACTCTCCTATTCAATATTTGAGTCGCAGTCGCAAACAATAACCGCGAACATTCCTCATCCGTTCGCAGCTCCTGAGCTTCCACCAAGTGTCTTCACGTTCAATGGAGTCGTCAGCCGACGGCAAGCCGAAGAAGGCGGGGGGCCGCCAGTGCTGCATCTGTCATGAGAGACGGGCCGCCCTCAAGAGACCCAAAACCCTAGAGCAGGTAATTTCTCCTACTGGTTTGCAGGGAGTAAAACCCTAGAATTGAATTGAATCGGTTATTGTATGTGAAGATTTGCAGGGTGTGTTTCTACGAGGTGTTTGAGCAGGAGATTCATCAGGTCATCGTCGAAAACCAGTTATTTAAGCCTGGTGAGCGCATTGCCCTCGGTGCCTCCGGCGGTAAAggtaaattaattaatcaagctGTGCTTCCAGTGCTGCTGAGTGGTGATAAATTATATGCCGTTTTGGATTGTAAAAGTTATGTTATGTGGACCTTAACTTCCTTCTGCTCATTTCCTTTCGTGTTATTTGCTGCCTTCAGATTCCACTGTCCTCGCTTATGTATTATCCGAATTGAATAGGCGGCACAATTACGGTTTGGATCTCTTCCTCTTGTCAGTTGATGAGGGCATTACTGGCTACAGGGACGATTCTCTTGAAACCGTCAAAAGAAATGAAATCCAGGTCAAGTAATTTCGACTATGAATTTTCGGTCATGTCTAATGCTTTGTGTTTCTCTCCTTTTAAAGCTTTAATTGACTCTCGTTTGGAATCTTTACTTTCAGTATGGATTGCCGCTGAAAATAGTCTCCTACAAGGATTTGTATGGGTGGACCATGGATGAAATAGTAAAGATGATAGGTCTCAAGAACAATTGCACCTTTTGTGGTGTTTTTCGTCGTCAGGTATTTGGCTGTCTTGGAAATTGgctgtttttcattttctaggCATCTTGTATAGATGTGTTTAGACATGAGCATGGCATTTTGATTTTTTGACAATATATGATATTTCCACAGAAACTTATGCTGCTTGTTACTTAGTTATGAATGAGTAATTTAAGCACTAAACTGGTCATTGAAACTTTCTGCATATAACACCTCCAAAACGCTGGCATTTGTGAGCTTTCTCTTTCTTTAAGGATGGAAGGCATGATCGAATTCTATTGGTTGCGAGAGATTACAAGGAACAATTCAACATAATGGATATATCTATTTACCTCCCAGGCCCTCGATCGTGGTGCTGCACTGTTGAAGGTAGACAAGCTAGCTACCGGACATAATGCAGATGATATTGCTGAAACAGTTCTTTTGAACATATTAAGAGGTGACATTGCAAGGTAATTCATTTTTCATATTCcatcaaggtttttttttcctcagtTTGTTTGTATGTTGAACTGAATTTATGGTTTTGTTTTGCAGATTAAGTAGATGCACTTCAATTGTCACTGGTGAAGACGGGCCAATTCCAAGATGCAAACCTTTTAAATACACCTATGAGAAGGAGATTGTTATATATCCTGGCTGCTGAAATATTCAAtactctgatttttttttttttctctttctttcatcTCTGTTATTCATCTTAATGTTGAGTTTGAATTCTTTGCAAAGCCTTGACTAATTTTGCACGTATGCATATTTCAAGAGGCTGGATTACTTCTCCACTGAATGTAATCTATCTTTCCTCTCAAGTCTTCCTCGGTTATTTTCCCTCCACTCAACCACCATTTGCACtatatttctatgtttaatGCTTTTACCGTTAGATCTCAGAAgacatttttgtcaaattgcaGGCATTTATTCACCCAATGCATATCGTGGTTTTGCTCGTGAATTCATCAAGGATTTAGAAAGAATCAGGTGAGTGCCTTGCTGAGAGAATGTTTCACTGGTTGGCGTtgtagttttcagttttcacaaaaaaaaattgacttaTTATATTACATTTTCAGTATGCACATTCTGTACTCCTAGTTTGACATTTTACTGGACTTCTTTCAACTGAAGACCTAGGGCTATACTTGACATCATCAAATCAGGCGAGAATTTCAGAATTTCAACTTGTACAAAAATGCCAGAACAGGGGACATGTGAACGGTGCGGTTACATTTCCAGCCAGGTAAGTTTGTTACCCTAGCATACGTGACGTGGTTGAGATATCTGATTAATGTTACGCATACTCATTTGCTTTCGTTACTTGGGTAGAGTTTGGTTAGAGAATCTGAACATTTGTTGTTTTATTGTGCAGAAATGGTGCAAGGCTTGTGTTTTGCTAGAGGGGCTGAATAAGGGTTTGCCAAAGCTGGGAATTGGGCGGAGTCGAGGACTTAATAACGATGGGAAGAATGATACGAAGGAAAGAAATggaacaaaaagtattgaaagCAAGCAATGTGGGAGTTTGGATTACTGATTAAACGTGCAGGCTATATAGTATAAAATCATGATTGACAGTAATGGTAAAGCTAGGTTTGGATATTCGTTGCAACACTTGTAATGATTTGGTTTTAGCGGGTAATTACTTGTTTACGTTTCCTCATCTGTAGCTTAGTTGACATGTTTACCCTAAGGATACGATTAAATCGTGTAATTTCCAATTTTGTCACAAGATTTTCATcaataaaacaaaatagtttTCTAGATCGAGTGGGCAATGGAGCATTACTTGTAAGAGAAGTTTTGTTATGATacggaaaattttgaaaatatcaGCTGCCTCACCACACCAGGCTCACCTTCTGATCTCGTTCACAAAACTTCGTATAAAGGAAACGACGCATGTTATTTGGTCCTTGGTTATAGGTTTTGACGTTGAAATTTGAGTGACTTTTGGTTGAGAAAGCGTTGTTGCTGTCAGTGCTCACTGCTCAGCTTAAAGTAAAGATTTTAGGTCAGGTTCTGTACGAATTCAATTCAGGTAAACAAGATTTAGTTGTTTGCTTGGACTTGGAGCCTGGGATTGAAAACGTTCTATTGATTCTGATCCTGTGATGGATGGTTGTCTGTTTTAGTTATCAAACATCTTGGGCAGGCGAATCAAGTGCTTAAAGTCTGTTTCAGTTTCATGTTTCCTTATAATTCTCAAGTGGCCAGCGGATATTGTGTTATGTATTTGTGTCTGGATATTTGAGGGTTGATGTGTCGGACACCCTGCATCTAGTTCTGTAACACTACCTAGTACCTACACACTACACTCTGAACATCTCCTCTAATTGAGTAAAACTTCTGTATACCGGTTAGATATTCCCCCTCTACCAACACACTTTGAACATCTCCTCTGATTGAGTAAAGCTTCTACATACTGGTTTCATACGCTTCTATGTTTCTCCTCTCGTGGCCAAACCTTTTTCTGCTCCAATTTATGGAATTTCTATCATGCTAAAGCTTGTGTTGCCATATCATTGGTTCTTGTGCTTGCACACACATAGGCTTCTGCACCGTTGAAGCCGGTACCACATTCTTTACTCTCATCCACGAACAAGGAGGATGGAAGACTGAATTATCCTAATGGGTTTAGGGCGTTTTGTATTAAACTTCTATGTGTTGCATGATTGGTTGGGCAAATGACTTGTTAGCCTATGTATTCAACTATTTGGGTTGGAAAACACTTGGTTCCTTGCATGTAAGGGGTCATTCCTCCTTGTAGACGATTCAGATATGTGGTACAACTATTCCTTTTCTAGTTTCAATGAGAGATTTTCTTACGTGTCGAACTATAATTGACACTTAAAGAATAATGACTGTTTGTACGTAAGAAATCAAGCAATGTTCGTTGTGCTTTTACTTTTATTTCCTTTGGTACATAATTGTAGAGGTCTTTTACCGTGTGACCCGAAATTACTTTCCCTTGCATGCATCTCACTGAACGAATTTCATGTGAGCCTTCAATAGTACGAAATGAATGCATTGAAGCAATTGGGAGGGTCAGTTTAAGGCCCtcttaattttaagaaaaagaaaaggaaagtgtTATGTTAgtaggatttggatcccatcctgATTCAAATTGTGGAGATTctagggatcctcacatcttactcattcatcgtacatcatgcagtTAGAaatcttttgaattttattatttaaaattaaacataaatagtaacTAACTAaaactaaccgcacgatgtacgatgaacggttaaGATATGAAGATTTTTAAGATCATCTTCGAAGAAGATCAAGAGAGAATCCTCATCATATTAGTAATAGAGTGGTGTcatcatatttaaatttttgagAACTGGTCAGCTAAATTGTAGTGCAAGTAAGGAACTTTTGTAGCCttcacacttccattccattttccatgtgagagagagtgagagagattaGGGATTAGGTTGTGGGTTGATTGAGATTTGAGAGCAATGTTTGCTTACATATCGTATTACTTTTTGTGGGCCTCAGCCTGACTGACTACATGATTACGAGTCGAACAAAAGTTATAAATCCTTTTTGAAATAAATGTTTTTGAGGAACAGCTGTCTTGTGTTGTGTTGCGTTACTATACTACTAGTCTACTAGGATtgatttggtgttttttttgtGGTGGTATGGTTTGAGTTCAACATGCCCTGTTCATGGGACCCCCAGCAAAGCAAACAAACatatttcaattaaatttttgggttttgggccgCATTTGAAAACGAATTTAGAAACTGCGTGCGCATGTTTTGCGTCGGGGAGTTGCCGTGTTGTGAGCCTCGTGGCGTGGATCCTAAACttgctattttattttgttttatcacTAAATTTACTACTTCAACTATTCTTCTTGTATTGCGGGAAACAAAGAACGAACGCGTGGGCGATCAAATCGCTTCCTATATGATAGGAATTCTGACTTTAGGTATTGAGTTATGAATTTTAATGTACAACTCGCACTTGTTATTTTATCTTTGGTCGGATTTTCTTGCATGTTTATTTATGCTACAACAGTATAAATTAATAACCAGTAACTTAATTGGTAATTAGTTAGAAAATGGTTAGTCAAATACAAAACTTATGTTACGATACACAAGTGATAATATAGGAgaaataatcaaatttaaaacctTGTATGTAGGAGCAAatgttgttatttttatttttattttttataaaagagGAATAAATGGTGGCAAACCACGGTTATCCATTTCTTTCAAGGGCCGAAAAAACTCACAGAATCAAATATTGTTAATTTGAGCTACAACATTTTAGGACATTCTAGGAGCAAAAAGAGTGGGTAAAATGCGGTTGAAATAAAAGGCCGGTATagtgtcattaaaaaaaaaagtctgaATTCAgttaacttgaaaaataaagacTCGCCAACGTTCACATGCTTGCTTTTATTCCACGGATATTGTATTACCGTACCCCATTTATGTCAAAATAactagaaaagaaagaaagggacgTGAACAAAGTGACTTTTTGGTGGACATTCAAATTATGTATAACAACTGTAATAACATACTAAAGTAATTTGGAATAAGAACAATTAATTGTCACATTATGTGGTTTGAAAAATACGATCTAAAAATAGTAGACCATATtttgatttataaaatttaatttagaaattaattTGTCAAGCATTACTCATACAAAAGATGTGTGCAAATGTGTAAAATCACGACATGCAAAAGATGCCGCTATATCTATTGAAAATTACAATTATAGAATGTAGAGGTAACGTCTAAGATTCACGAGAGCATTGACCGTAGGGATAACAACGGTTTGGTTTGGGGACATAAATGTTATATCCATCCCTATAACtacgaaaattaaccatatacATAACCGCAAATTACTCATCAgtgattatccataaccatatccacTGGTTCAATCTGTTATCTGTTATATCCAtcttcataaaaatatatatatatatatatatatatatatattcatcaaATTGACGcattataaattttagtagatactaattccgtcattaaatagcaacatccaattacaaaaaacataacaatatatttgaagttgtttatgataac of the Pyrus communis chromosome 1, drPyrComm1.1, whole genome shotgun sequence genome contains:
- the LOC137732266 gene encoding cytoplasmic tRNA 2-thiolation protein 1-like, which produces MESSADGKPKKAGGRQCCICHERRAALKRPKTLEQICRVCFYEVFEQEIHQVIVENQLFKPGERIALGASGGKDSTVLAYVLSELNRRHNYGLDLFLLSVDEGITGYRDDSLETVKRNEIQYGLPLKIVSYKDLYGWTMDEIVKMIGLKNNCTFCGVFRRQALDRGAALLKVDKLATGHNADDIAETVLLNILRGDIARLSRCTSIVTGEDGPIPRCKPFKYTYEKEIVMYAYFKRLDYFSTECIYSPNAYRGFAREFIKDLERIRPRAILDIIKSGENFRISTCTKMPEQGTCERCGYISSQKWCKACVLLEGLNKGLPKLGIGRSRGLNNDGKNDTKERNGTKSIESKQCGSLDY